A part of Methanobrevibacter sp. genomic DNA contains:
- a CDS encoding NAD+ synthase: MMKAGENISEIPDINLEKTKTDIVEFIKSKVDESKTDGIVIGLSGGIDSTLTAYLACKAVGKDNVFGIIMPSTTTPTEDKLHGVEIAQILEIDYKEIAIDSILNEFLQMTQLEENDLAIGNLKARIRMSIIYYFANQKNYLVSGTGNKSEILIGYFTKHGDGACDMEPIGDLYKSEVFKLSEYLDVPEEIVKKPPRAGLWENQTDEEEIGMSYDLLDQVLYLYTEKDMKNTEIAEKLSISVDDVDMIITKIIRSKHKSKVPEIPLKTIA; this comes from the coding sequence ATGATGAAGGCTGGTGAAAATATTAGTGAAATTCCAGATATAAACTTAGAAAAAACTAAAACAGACATTGTTGAATTCATTAAATCCAAAGTTGATGAATCCAAAACTGACGGAATTGTTATTGGTTTAAGCGGAGGAATCGATTCGACCCTTACAGCTTACCTGGCATGCAAAGCCGTTGGAAAAGACAATGTATTTGGAATTATCATGCCATCCACAACTACACCAACAGAAGACAAACTTCACGGAGTCGAAATTGCACAAATTCTGGAAATAGACTATAAGGAAATAGCTATCGACAGTATTTTAAATGAATTCCTGCAAATGACACAACTTGAAGAGAATGATTTGGCTATAGGAAACCTAAAAGCTAGAATCAGAATGTCAATCATTTACTATTTCGCAAATCAGAAAAACTACCTAGTTAGCGGAACAGGCAACAAAAGTGAAATTCTCATCGGTTACTTTACCAAGCACGGGGACGGCGCATGCGATATGGAACCGATTGGAGATTTATACAAAAGTGAAGTTTTCAAATTAAGTGAATATTTAGATGTTCCAGAAGAAATTGTCAAAAAGCCTCCACGTGCAGGTTTATGGGAAAACCAAACCGATGAGGAGGAAATTGGAATGAGCTATGATTTACTTGATCAAGTCCTTTATCTCTACACAGAAAAAGATATGAAAAATACTGAAATAGCTGAAAAATTAAGTATTTCAGTAGATGACGTTGATATGATTATTACAAAAATTATTAGGAGCAAACACAAAAGTAAAGTTCCTGAAATTCCTTTAAAAACAATAGCATAA